The Saccharothrix variisporea genome has a segment encoding these proteins:
- a CDS encoding LacI family DNA-binding transcriptional regulator — protein sequence MVTLADVARHAGVSASTVSYVLSGKRTISEETRRRVEQAVADLGYHPNARARALAARRSHIIALVVPLRSDVYVPIMMQIAISVTIAARQHGYDVLLITNDEGPEGVRRVALSGLADGVILMDVELDDKRIPVLRELGTQAALIGLPDDRQGLSAVDHDFAAAGAMCADHLADLGHREVAFIGYGPGVYQRHAGYAERTLAGFQRRAEERGLRFVHRPCEGNYESTAGTLARILSDRPGTTGFVVQNEGAIGPLLSLLRLSGRTVPEDASVIALCPETLAEQYAPSLTAVTGPAQELGRVAVEHVMKRITAAGRGQRPDDELVLLSPVLTVRESTGPAPKRDPET from the coding sequence ATGGTGACACTCGCCGATGTGGCCAGGCACGCGGGCGTGTCCGCGAGCACGGTCAGCTACGTGCTCAGCGGCAAGCGCACGATCTCCGAGGAGACCCGGCGCCGCGTCGAGCAGGCCGTGGCCGACCTGGGCTACCACCCCAACGCCCGAGCGCGGGCGCTGGCCGCACGGCGGTCGCACATCATCGCGCTGGTGGTGCCGCTGCGCTCGGACGTCTACGTGCCGATCATGATGCAGATCGCCATCTCGGTCACCATCGCCGCTCGTCAGCACGGGTACGACGTGCTGCTGATCACCAACGACGAGGGGCCGGAGGGCGTGCGCCGGGTCGCGTTGAGCGGCCTGGCGGACGGCGTGATCCTCATGGACGTCGAGTTGGACGACAAGCGCATCCCGGTGCTGCGCGAACTGGGCACCCAGGCCGCGCTGATCGGGCTGCCCGACGACCGGCAGGGCTTGTCGGCCGTCGACCACGACTTCGCCGCCGCCGGCGCGATGTGCGCGGACCACCTGGCCGACCTGGGCCACCGCGAGGTCGCGTTCATCGGCTACGGGCCGGGGGTCTACCAGCGGCACGCCGGGTACGCCGAGCGGACCCTGGCGGGCTTCCAGCGGCGCGCGGAGGAGCGGGGGCTGCGGTTCGTGCACCGGCCGTGCGAGGGGAACTACGAGAGCACCGCCGGGACCCTGGCCCGCATCCTGTCCGACCGGCCCGGGACCACCGGGTTCGTGGTGCAGAACGAAGGCGCCATCGGGCCGCTGCTCAGCCTGCTGCGGCTGAGCGGGCGGACCGTCCCCGAGGACGCCTCGGTGATCGCGCTGTGCCCCGAGACGCTCGCCGAGCAGTACGCCCCCAGCCTCACCGCCGTGACCGGCCCGGCCCAGGAGCTGGGTCGGGTCGCCGTCGAGCACGTCATGAAGCGCATCACCGCCGCCGGCCGGGGCCAGCGGCCCGACGACGAACTCGTCCTGCTCAGCCCCGTGCTGACCGTCCGCGAGAGCACCGGCCCCGCCCCCAAGCGGGACCCCGAGACCTGA
- a CDS encoding beta-galactosidase produces the protein MHLPGATNLTDRLGGLAFGGDYNPEQWDEDVWAEDDELMREARVNLATVGVFSWALLEPEEGRYDFDWLDAHLDRLHANGVAVDLATPTASPPPWFTPAHPDALPVGPDGTRLSHGSRDTYCLAAPAYRAAARGIADALARRYGDHPAVALWHVHNEYATLCYCDHTAAAFRDWLRARHGSLDALNDAWGTAFWSQHYTDWDHVLPPRATQWHHNPGQSLDFRRFCSDLALSAYREQRDAIRAHSDRPVTTNLMVPGYQNLDLWAFGREVDVVAIDHYPSAPGLDAAADTAFGADRARSFGGGRPWLLMEQGANTVYAGDRTLAKEPGDILRHSLSHIARGSEGALFFQWRQSKAGAETWHSAMVPHAGPDSRIFREVAEVGAVVERLGEVAGSTVTAEVAVLHDSDAWWALTVDGLPSSELNYHTALSRAHRALWDAGVVTDFAHPEHDLARYRLVVAPALFLLSHTAAENLRRYVEGGGTLLVQHFAGAVDERPHARLGGYPAPALRDALGVRVEELRPLRRDERITLSDGTSATTWSEVVRLEGAEAVATYTHGMLAGSPALTRHDHGTGHGWYLSTVLAPDDHTALIRRLLTEVGISAQWPEGVEAVTRGRWLFLINHSTATVPLPRPTHDLVTDRLIADLPPGGCAVLRTDEES, from the coding sequence ATGCACCTTCCCGGCGCCACAAACCTGACCGATCGGCTCGGCGGCCTCGCGTTCGGCGGCGACTACAACCCCGAGCAGTGGGACGAGGACGTCTGGGCCGAGGACGACGAGTTGATGCGCGAGGCCCGGGTCAACCTCGCCACGGTCGGCGTCTTCTCCTGGGCGCTGCTGGAACCCGAGGAGGGCCGCTACGACTTCGACTGGCTCGACGCCCACCTCGACCGCCTGCACGCCAACGGGGTCGCCGTCGACCTGGCCACCCCGACCGCCTCGCCGCCACCCTGGTTCACCCCCGCCCACCCCGACGCCCTCCCGGTCGGCCCGGACGGCACCCGGCTCAGCCACGGCAGCCGCGACACCTACTGCCTGGCCGCCCCCGCCTACCGCGCCGCCGCCCGCGGGATCGCCGACGCCCTGGCCCGCCGCTACGGCGACCACCCGGCGGTGGCGCTGTGGCACGTCCACAACGAGTACGCCACCCTCTGCTACTGCGACCACACGGCCGCCGCGTTCCGGGACTGGCTGCGCGCCCGCCACGGCTCGCTGGACGCGCTGAACGACGCCTGGGGCACCGCGTTCTGGAGCCAGCACTACACCGACTGGGACCACGTCCTCCCGCCGCGCGCGACCCAGTGGCACCACAACCCCGGCCAGTCGCTGGACTTCCGCCGGTTCTGCTCCGACCTGGCGCTGTCGGCCTACCGGGAGCAGCGCGACGCGATCCGCGCCCACAGCGACCGCCCGGTCACCACCAACCTCATGGTGCCCGGCTACCAGAACCTCGACCTGTGGGCGTTCGGCCGCGAGGTGGACGTCGTGGCCATCGACCACTACCCCAGCGCGCCCGGCCTGGACGCGGCGGCGGACACGGCGTTCGGTGCGGACCGGGCGCGGTCGTTCGGCGGTGGCCGGCCGTGGCTGCTCATGGAGCAGGGGGCGAACACCGTGTACGCGGGCGATCGGACGCTCGCGAAGGAACCGGGCGATATTTTGCGCCACAGCCTGTCGCACATCGCCCGGGGGTCCGAGGGCGCGCTGTTCTTCCAGTGGCGCCAGTCCAAGGCGGGCGCGGAGACGTGGCACTCGGCGATGGTCCCGCACGCCGGGCCGGACAGCCGGATCTTCCGGGAGGTCGCGGAGGTCGGCGCGGTCGTGGAGCGGCTGGGCGAGGTGGCCGGGTCCACCGTCACCGCCGAGGTGGCCGTGCTGCACGACTCGGACGCCTGGTGGGCCTTGACCGTCGACGGCCTGCCGTCGTCCGAGCTGAACTACCACACCGCGCTGAGCAGGGCGCACCGCGCGCTGTGGGACGCCGGCGTCGTCACCGACTTCGCGCACCCCGAGCACGACCTCGCCCGCTACCGGCTCGTGGTGGCGCCCGCGCTGTTCCTGCTGTCCCACACCGCCGCCGAGAACCTGCGCCGGTACGTCGAGGGCGGCGGAACCCTGCTGGTGCAGCACTTCGCGGGCGCGGTGGACGAGCGCCCGCACGCCCGGCTCGGCGGCTACCCGGCGCCCGCGCTGCGTGACGCCCTCGGCGTCCGGGTCGAGGAGCTGCGCCCGCTGCGGCGCGACGAGCGGATCACCCTGTCCGACGGCACCAGCGCCACGACGTGGAGCGAAGTCGTGCGGCTGGAGGGGGCCGAGGCGGTGGCCACCTACACGCACGGCATGCTCGCCGGCTCTCCCGCGCTCACCCGGCACGACCACGGCACGGGCCACGGCTGGTACCTGTCCACCGTCCTGGCCCCCGACGACCACACCGCGCTGATCCGCCGCCTGCTCACCGAGGTGGGCATCAGCGCGCAGTGGCCCGAAGGCGTCGAGGCGGTCACGCGCGGCCGGTGGCTGTTCCTGATCAACCACAGCACCGCCACCGTGCCCCTCCCCCGCCCCACGCACGACCTGGTCACCGACCGGCTCATCGCGGACCTCCCGCCCGGCGGCTGCGCCGTGCTCCGCACCGACGAGGAGAGCTGA
- a CDS encoding glycoside hydrolase family 43 protein, whose translation MSAFTNPVLPGLHPDPSVCRVGEDYYLACSSFEYFPGVPLFHSRDLVHWTQIGNALDRPEQLRLPLDSPSSAGVYAPTLRHHDGRFWLITTNVSGQGNLLVTATDPAGPWSDPIPLPDLPGIDPDLAWDDDGTCWCTIAGVAQVPIDPHTGQLLGTVERIWSGGEGAKAPEAPHLHHIGDYWYLLIAEGGTERGHAISIARASTPRGPFEPCPHNPILTHRGTDHPVQNTGHGDLVQGPDGSWWMVLLGVRPGGGTPGWHVLGRETFLAPVTWVDGWPVVGEPALESSVPWPLEPGPVPPVRDDFDHPTLQPSWISLRDRREEHCTTTERPGWLSLTARGASLDDLDVVFVGRRQQHLSCRARTLVDPSGGTGGLAVRLDEEHHYEIEVDGGAVRVIARVGPLKTVVASRSVPARPVVLGVDVCARKTLADARTGPDTVNFGIEEPDGTFTALATLEGRYLSTEVAGGFTGRVIGVYAAEGTARFDWFDYTPLD comes from the coding sequence ATGTCCGCCTTCACCAACCCGGTGCTCCCCGGCCTCCACCCCGACCCGAGCGTGTGCCGGGTCGGCGAGGACTACTACCTCGCCTGCTCCAGCTTCGAGTACTTCCCCGGCGTCCCGCTCTTCCACAGCCGCGACCTCGTGCACTGGACCCAGATCGGCAACGCCCTCGACCGCCCGGAACAGCTGCGCCTCCCGCTGGACAGCCCGTCCTCGGCCGGTGTCTACGCCCCGACCCTGCGCCACCACGACGGCCGCTTCTGGCTGATCACCACCAACGTCAGCGGCCAGGGCAACCTCCTGGTCACCGCCACCGACCCGGCCGGCCCCTGGTCGGACCCGATCCCGCTGCCCGACCTGCCCGGCATCGACCCCGACCTGGCCTGGGACGACGACGGCACCTGCTGGTGCACGATCGCGGGCGTCGCCCAGGTCCCCATCGACCCGCACACCGGGCAGCTGCTGGGCACCGTCGAACGGATCTGGTCCGGCGGAGAGGGCGCGAAGGCCCCGGAAGCACCGCACCTGCACCACATCGGCGACTACTGGTACCTGCTGATCGCCGAAGGTGGCACCGAACGCGGCCACGCCATCTCGATCGCCCGCGCGAGCACGCCGCGCGGCCCGTTCGAGCCGTGCCCGCACAACCCGATCCTCACCCACCGCGGCACCGACCACCCCGTGCAGAACACCGGCCACGGCGACCTGGTGCAGGGTCCGGACGGCTCGTGGTGGATGGTGCTGCTGGGCGTCCGGCCCGGCGGCGGCACCCCCGGCTGGCACGTGCTGGGCCGCGAGACGTTCCTCGCCCCGGTCACCTGGGTCGACGGCTGGCCGGTGGTCGGCGAGCCGGCGCTGGAGTCGAGCGTGCCGTGGCCGCTGGAGCCCGGACCCGTCCCGCCCGTGCGCGACGACTTCGACCACCCGACGCTCCAGCCGTCGTGGATCTCGCTGCGCGACCGCCGCGAGGAGCACTGCACGACCACCGAACGTCCCGGCTGGCTGTCCCTGACCGCGCGCGGGGCGTCCCTGGACGACCTCGACGTCGTGTTCGTCGGCCGCCGCCAGCAGCACCTGTCCTGCCGCGCCCGGACGCTCGTGGACCCGAGCGGGGGCACCGGCGGCCTGGCGGTGCGGCTGGACGAGGAGCACCACTACGAGATCGAGGTGGACGGCGGCGCGGTGCGGGTGATCGCGCGCGTCGGCCCGCTCAAGACCGTGGTGGCGTCCCGCTCGGTGCCCGCCCGGCCGGTGGTGCTGGGCGTGGACGTGTGCGCCCGCAAGACCCTCGCCGACGCGCGCACCGGCCCGGACACCGTCAACTTCGGCATCGAGGAACCCGACGGCACCTTCACCGCCCTGGCCACCCTGGAGGGCCGCTACCTGTCCACCGAGGTGGCGGGCGGCTTCACGGGCCGGGTCATCGGGGTCTACGCCGCCGAGGGCACCGCCCGCTTCGACTGGTTCGACTACACGCCGCTCGACTGA
- a CDS encoding beta-galactosidase encodes MPALPPRVLFGAAYYHEYQPHDRLETDLDLMVDARFTVIRVGESVWSTWEPENGRFDLDWLQPVLDGAHRRGIAVVLGTPTYAVPPWLSRQYPEIAAEHATGRRIGWGARQEVDFTHPAFRFHAERVSRAVLARYAGHPAVIGFQVDNEPGLRLPHNHGLFQRFVDHLRHRYGTVEALNREWGLVYWSHRLSTWADLWTPDGNAQPQYDVAWRAFQARQTTEFVAWQAGIAREYARDDQFVTTCLSYGHPAFEDDELTDALDVTAGNPYYDLQDGLALPDRTPDTHEQGWKTRGVWALHQYADRIFSSRQEPFLVTETGAQAISGTHDNRPGYDGQWRQAAWALVARGARMVEYWHWHTLHFGAETHWGGVLPHSGRPGRVYAEIARLGAEFDTAGGLVAGIEPDSDIALAYSMPTRWLMEKYPPLATPDGNPDPASYQRIFDPFYRGVFDAGRQARILHARQLHAFTPEAAALRHPVLIAAGLYLADDETLDWLAAYAHAGGHLVLGPRTGYADHEARARPEPAPPRLVDAAGVRYDEFSNLSTPLPLRAPAGSPLHLPADATATHWVEGLSTVDAEVLAEYVHPHFGRWPAVTTRPHGSGRVTYVGTVPGRALARSLAAWLAPTPVSGWTDLPATATAATGTSPDGRRVHVVHNWSAEPTEVPVPHELTDVLSGDAVRTLHLGAWDVRVLTGP; translated from the coding sequence ATGCCCGCCCTGCCCCCGCGCGTGCTGTTCGGCGCGGCCTACTACCACGAGTACCAGCCCCACGACCGGCTCGAGACCGACCTGGACCTGATGGTGGACGCCCGGTTCACCGTCATCCGGGTCGGCGAGTCGGTGTGGTCCACCTGGGAGCCGGAGAACGGGCGCTTCGACCTCGACTGGCTCCAGCCGGTGCTGGACGGCGCGCACCGGCGCGGCATCGCGGTCGTCCTGGGCACCCCGACCTACGCCGTGCCGCCGTGGCTGTCCCGGCAGTACCCCGAGATCGCCGCCGAGCACGCCACCGGGCGGCGCATCGGCTGGGGCGCGCGCCAGGAGGTGGACTTCACCCACCCGGCGTTCCGCTTCCACGCCGAGCGCGTCAGCCGCGCGGTCCTGGCCCGGTACGCGGGGCACCCGGCGGTGATCGGGTTCCAGGTGGACAACGAGCCGGGCCTGCGGCTGCCGCACAACCACGGCCTGTTCCAGCGGTTCGTGGACCACCTGCGGCACCGGTACGGGACCGTCGAGGCGCTCAACCGCGAGTGGGGCCTGGTGTACTGGTCGCACCGGCTGTCCACGTGGGCCGACCTGTGGACGCCGGACGGCAACGCCCAGCCCCAGTACGACGTGGCCTGGCGGGCGTTCCAGGCCCGGCAGACCACCGAGTTCGTGGCGTGGCAGGCCGGGATCGCGCGCGAGTACGCCCGGGACGACCAGTTCGTCACCACGTGCCTGTCCTACGGGCACCCGGCGTTCGAGGACGACGAGCTCACCGACGCCCTCGACGTCACCGCCGGCAACCCGTACTACGACCTCCAGGACGGCCTCGCGCTGCCCGACCGCACGCCCGACACCCACGAGCAGGGCTGGAAGACCAGGGGCGTGTGGGCGCTGCACCAGTACGCCGACCGGATCTTCTCCTCCCGCCAGGAACCGTTCCTGGTCACCGAGACCGGCGCCCAGGCCATCAGCGGCACGCACGACAACCGGCCCGGCTACGACGGGCAGTGGCGGCAGGCGGCGTGGGCGCTGGTCGCGCGCGGCGCGCGGATGGTCGAGTACTGGCACTGGCACACGCTGCACTTCGGCGCGGAGACCCACTGGGGCGGCGTCCTGCCCCACAGCGGGCGGCCCGGCCGGGTCTACGCCGAGATCGCCCGCCTGGGCGCGGAGTTCGACACCGCGGGCGGCCTGGTCGCCGGCATCGAGCCGGACTCGGACATCGCGCTGGCCTACTCGATGCCCACCCGGTGGCTCATGGAGAAGTACCCGCCACTGGCCACCCCGGACGGCAACCCCGATCCGGCGTCCTACCAACGCATCTTCGACCCGTTCTACCGCGGGGTGTTCGACGCCGGCCGCCAGGCCCGCATCCTCCACGCCCGCCAACTGCACGCCTTCACGCCCGAAGCCGCCGCCCTCCGCCATCCCGTGCTCATCGCCGCCGGGCTCTACCTCGCCGACGACGAGACCCTGGACTGGCTCGCCGCCTACGCGCACGCCGGCGGCCACCTGGTCCTGGGTCCCCGCACCGGCTACGCCGACCACGAGGCCCGCGCCCGCCCCGAGCCCGCGCCACCGCGGCTCGTGGACGCCGCCGGCGTCCGGTACGACGAGTTCAGCAACCTCTCCACGCCCCTGCCGCTGCGCGCCCCGGCGGGCAGCCCGCTCCACCTGCCCGCCGACGCCACGGCGACGCACTGGGTGGAAGGCCTGTCCACAGTGGACGCCGAGGTGCTCGCGGAGTACGTTCACCCGCACTTCGGCCGCTGGCCCGCCGTCACCACCCGCCCACACGGTTCCGGGCGCGTGACCTACGTGGGCACCGTCCCCGGCCGTGCGCTGGCCCGGTCGTTGGCCGCCTGGCTCGCGCCGACGCCGGTCAGCGGCTGGACCGACCTGCCCGCCACCGCCACCGCCGCCACCGGAACGTCACCGGACGGCCGCCGCGTGCACGTCGTGCACAACTGGAGCGCCGAACCGACCGAAGTGCCCGTGCCGCACGAGCTGACCGACGTGCTGTCCGGGGACGCGGTCCGGACGCTGCACCTGGGCGCGTGGGACGTGCGCGTCCTCACCGGTCCGTGA
- a CDS encoding GH12 family glycosyl hydrolase domain-containing protein has product MLGKFIRTTAIAASTLLAVAVAAPAAEAATWSSSDKWATWSNGGYTVRNDVWGSGAGYQSIWANSYSNWGVWANHPNTGGVKAYPHVAKNIGRPLSQIGGISSTFNVSVPGAGAYTTTYDIWAQNNAYEIMVWMNKVGPVGAIGSYQTTASVGGHTFDVYRGSNGANQVFSFLRQGNTSAATVDVKAILNWIRSRGWYGDVTVGEVQFGYEITSSSGGMDFRTNSYSVSNW; this is encoded by the coding sequence ATGTTGGGTAAGTTCATCCGAACCACCGCCATCGCCGCCTCGACCCTGCTCGCGGTCGCCGTGGCCGCACCCGCCGCCGAAGCCGCCACCTGGTCGTCGTCCGACAAGTGGGCGACCTGGTCCAACGGCGGTTACACGGTCCGCAACGACGTGTGGGGCAGCGGCGCCGGCTACCAGTCGATCTGGGCCAACTCCTACAGCAACTGGGGCGTGTGGGCGAACCACCCGAACACCGGCGGCGTGAAGGCCTACCCGCACGTCGCCAAGAACATCGGGCGCCCGCTCAGCCAGATCGGCGGCATCAGCAGCACCTTCAACGTCAGCGTGCCCGGCGCCGGCGCGTACACCACCACCTACGACATCTGGGCGCAGAACAACGCCTACGAGATCATGGTGTGGATGAACAAGGTCGGCCCGGTGGGCGCGATCGGCAGCTACCAGACCACCGCGTCGGTCGGCGGGCACACCTTCGACGTCTACCGCGGCTCCAACGGGGCGAACCAGGTGTTCTCGTTCCTGCGCCAGGGCAACACCAGCGCCGCCACGGTGGACGTCAAGGCGATCCTGAACTGGATCCGGTCGCGCGGCTGGTACGGCGACGTGACGGTCGGCGAAGTCCAGTTCGGGTACGAGATCACCTCGTCCAGCGGCGGCATGGACTTCCGCACGAACAGCTACTCCGTGTCCAACTGGTGA
- a CDS encoding SGNH/GDSL hydrolase family protein — protein sequence MRARLRRLSACAAALVAAALLPSAPAHAESNGGTRVMPLGDSITEGTQVPGGYRIGLWQRFGGGGYRVDFVGSQFNGPGSLGDHDHEGHPGWRIDQIDANIVTWLRNTNPRSVLLHIGTNDILQNYNVSGAPGRLSALVDKITATVPNADVFVATIIPLSNSGQESAARTFNATIPGMVQSKVNAGKRVHLVDMHAALTTADLIDGVHPTAGGYDKMAAKWYDALRAVPGSIGDPSAPTGGRIVGVPSGRCVDVPGATTTNGTQLQLWDCHGGTNQTWTRTSSKQFTVYGTKCLDASGSGTANGTPVVIWDCNGGTNQQWNVNSNGTITSVQSGLCLDASGYGTANGTKLQLWSCTGATNQQWRV from the coding sequence ATGCGTGCACGGTTACGGCGGCTCTCCGCCTGCGCCGCCGCCCTGGTCGCCGCCGCGCTGCTGCCTTCCGCACCCGCGCACGCGGAATCCAACGGCGGGACCAGGGTGATGCCCCTGGGCGACTCGATCACCGAGGGCACGCAGGTGCCCGGCGGCTACCGGATCGGGCTGTGGCAGCGGTTCGGTGGCGGCGGCTACCGCGTGGACTTCGTCGGCTCGCAGTTCAACGGACCGGGGTCGCTGGGCGACCACGACCACGAGGGCCACCCGGGGTGGCGCATCGACCAGATCGACGCGAACATCGTGACCTGGTTGCGCAACACCAACCCCCGCTCGGTGCTGCTGCACATCGGCACCAACGACATCCTCCAGAACTACAACGTCTCCGGCGCGCCGGGCCGGTTGTCGGCCCTGGTCGACAAGATCACCGCCACGGTCCCGAACGCCGACGTGTTCGTGGCGACGATCATCCCGCTGTCCAACTCCGGTCAGGAATCCGCCGCGCGCACGTTCAACGCGACGATCCCCGGCATGGTGCAGAGCAAGGTGAACGCGGGCAAGCGCGTGCACCTGGTCGACATGCACGCCGCGCTCACCACCGCCGACCTGATCGACGGCGTCCACCCGACCGCCGGCGGCTACGACAAGATGGCGGCCAAGTGGTACGACGCGCTGCGCGCGGTGCCGGGCAGCATCGGCGACCCCTCCGCGCCCACGGGCGGGCGGATCGTCGGCGTGCCCTCGGGCCGGTGCGTGGACGTCCCGGGTGCCACCACCACCAACGGTACGCAGTTGCAGCTGTGGGACTGCCACGGCGGGACCAACCAGACGTGGACCCGCACGAGCAGCAAGCAGTTCACCGTCTACGGCACCAAGTGCCTCGACGCGTCCGGCTCGGGCACGGCCAACGGCACGCCGGTCGTGATCTGGGACTGCAACGGCGGGACGAACCAGCAGTGGAACGTCAACTCGAACGGCACCATCACCAGTGTCCAGTCCGGTCTGTGCCTGGACGCCTCCGGCTACGGCACGGCCAACGGCACGAAGCTCCAGCTGTGGAGCTGCACGGGCGCGACCAACCAGCAGTGGCGGGTCTGA
- a CDS encoding ricin-type beta-trefoil lectin domain protein, producing the protein MSPSTRPPSRRRWRASAALAALAAALVTPPPAALAATTTLYASPAGTGTDCSATQPCSLSAAQAAVRSRVASMSGDIVVQLADGVYRLSEPLRLTDADSGRNGYRVVWQAAANARPVFSGARAVTGWTQVDAGRNIWRASVPTGLDSRQLYVDGAIATRARTQVNRSDFTFTTTGMRFSNTALTYLNNLADQGRVEVESINSFTDRYSGVQSISGNFLTMRQPAWNNNSFGYDTLTSPFRAGPFYLANAYEFLDSPGEWYVRPSAGQLFYIPKAGQDVNAAKVELPTLQSLVQVGGTYDAPAHHITFSGVTFTGTSWLGPSGDQGYVDQQTGAYMAGNWNWPADRLTSCQSGCTQFEQTRPNWSMMPAAVQVSAANNVTFTDSRFVNLGQTAIGIGNDANAHGSGVGLGAANITVTRSEIAFSSAGGVIVGGVRADAHHPSDQRMVNKDITISDNRIHDLGIEYRGNVSVLNTYVSTATVSHNEVYNMPYSGMSIGYGWGANDAGGNNNYANRGLYNYQPRYTTATTASNNRLIGNYIHDVMQQMNDGGCIYTLSWNPGAQINQNYCLRTNGYFGLYFDEGSKYYSAVNNVFSATGTWATANYWGGENMGNWTLRDNWSTNGSTNITNGDRGNVVSGNITVTNGNWPAGAQTVMANAGPGNTTPTPGSMIVGAQSGRCVEVPSSNNGTQARLWDCNGGTGQRWTQSGKQLVVYGKCLDASGAGTTNGTAAILWDCHGGTNQQWNVNANGTITSAQSGLCLDASGNATANGTLIHLWTCHGGTNQQWSLRA; encoded by the coding sequence TTGTCCCCATCCACCCGTCCCCCGAGCCGAAGGCGGTGGCGGGCGAGCGCCGCGCTGGCCGCCCTCGCCGCCGCCCTGGTCACGCCCCCTCCCGCCGCCCTGGCGGCCACCACGACTCTCTACGCCTCCCCCGCCGGCACCGGCACGGACTGCTCGGCCACCCAGCCGTGCTCGCTGTCCGCCGCCCAGGCCGCCGTGCGGTCGCGGGTCGCCTCGATGTCCGGCGACATCGTGGTGCAGCTGGCCGACGGCGTGTACCGGCTGTCCGAGCCGCTGCGGCTCACCGACGCCGACTCCGGCCGCAACGGCTACCGCGTGGTGTGGCAGGCGGCGGCGAACGCGCGCCCGGTGTTCAGCGGCGCCCGCGCGGTCACCGGCTGGACGCAGGTCGACGCCGGCCGCAACATCTGGCGGGCGAGCGTCCCCACCGGGCTGGACTCGCGGCAGCTCTACGTGGACGGCGCGATCGCCACCCGCGCGCGCACCCAGGTCAACCGGTCGGACTTCACCTTCACCACCACCGGGATGCGCTTCTCCAACACCGCCCTCACCTACCTGAACAACCTGGCCGACCAGGGCCGGGTCGAGGTGGAGAGCATCAACTCCTTCACCGACCGGTACTCGGGCGTGCAGAGCATCAGCGGCAACTTCCTCACCATGCGCCAGCCCGCGTGGAACAACAACAGCTTCGGCTACGACACCCTGACCAGCCCGTTCCGCGCCGGGCCGTTCTACCTGGCCAACGCCTACGAGTTCCTGGACTCGCCGGGCGAGTGGTACGTCCGCCCGTCCGCCGGGCAGCTGTTCTACATCCCCAAGGCGGGCCAGGACGTCAACGCCGCCAAGGTGGAGCTGCCCACGTTGCAGTCGCTGGTGCAGGTCGGCGGCACGTACGACGCCCCGGCGCACCACATCACCTTCAGCGGCGTCACCTTCACCGGGACGAGTTGGTTGGGTCCCAGCGGTGACCAGGGGTACGTCGACCAGCAGACCGGCGCGTACATGGCGGGCAACTGGAACTGGCCGGCCGACCGGCTGACGTCGTGCCAGAGCGGCTGCACCCAGTTCGAGCAGACCCGACCGAACTGGTCGATGATGCCCGCGGCCGTGCAGGTCTCCGCGGCCAACAACGTGACGTTCACCGACTCCCGGTTCGTCAACCTCGGGCAGACGGCCATCGGCATCGGCAACGACGCCAACGCCCACGGCTCCGGCGTCGGCCTCGGCGCGGCCAACATCACCGTGACCCGTTCGGAGATCGCGTTCAGCTCGGCCGGCGGCGTGATCGTCGGCGGCGTGCGCGCCGACGCGCACCACCCCAGCGACCAGCGGATGGTCAACAAGGACATCACCATCAGCGACAACCGCATCCACGACCTGGGCATCGAGTACCGCGGCAACGTGTCGGTGCTCAACACCTACGTCAGCACGGCCACGGTGTCGCACAACGAGGTCTACAACATGCCGTACAGCGGCATGTCCATCGGCTACGGCTGGGGCGCCAACGACGCCGGCGGCAACAACAACTACGCCAACCGCGGCCTGTACAACTACCAGCCGAGGTACACCACGGCGACCACGGCGTCCAACAACCGGTTGATCGGCAACTACATCCACGACGTCATGCAGCAGATGAACGACGGCGGCTGCATCTACACCCTGTCGTGGAACCCGGGCGCGCAGATCAACCAGAACTACTGCTTGCGCACCAACGGTTACTTCGGCCTCTACTTCGACGAGGGGTCCAAGTACTACAGCGCGGTCAACAACGTGTTCAGCGCGACCGGCACCTGGGCCACCGCCAACTACTGGGGCGGCGAGAACATGGGCAACTGGACGCTGCGGGACAACTGGTCCACCAACGGCAGCACCAACATCACCAACGGCGACCGCGGCAACGTGGTGTCCGGGAACATCACCGTCACCAACGGCAACTGGCCCGCCGGCGCCCAGACCGTGATGGCCAACGCCGGGCCGGGCAACACCACCCCGACCCCCGGGTCGATGATCGTGGGCGCGCAGTCCGGCCGGTGCGTGGAGGTGCCGTCGTCGAACAACGGCACCCAGGCGCGGTTGTGGGACTGCAACGGTGGCACCGGCCAGCGGTGGACCCAGTCGGGCAAGCAGCTGGTGGTCTACGGCAAGTGCCTGGACGCGTCAGGTGCCGGCACCACCAACGGCACCGCGGCCATCCTCTGGGATTGTCACGGTGGGACGAACCAGCAGTGGAACGTCAACGCCAACGGCACCATCACGAGCGCGCAGTCGGGCCTGTGCCTGGACGCGAGCGGGAACGCGACGGCGAACGGCACCCTGATCCACCTGTGGACCTGCCACGGCGGGACGAACCAGCAGTGGAGCCTGCGCGCCTGA